A window of the Lolium perenne isolate Kyuss_39 chromosome 7, Kyuss_2.0, whole genome shotgun sequence genome harbors these coding sequences:
- the LOC127317728 gene encoding zinc finger protein ZOP1, giving the protein MTEYWVSQGNKWCDLCKIFISNNPFSIRTHELGKRHKDNVTQRLSTMQKDGAAKEKEQQQAAKALQLIEAKAKKSYQKDLENNQRNMDGDSSAAPGEGWVFDSTTGYYHDKSTGLYYDSNSGFYYSDGLGKWVTQEEAYKSVETSKTDVAQSSTSQAKPPGGGGVISSIKGGPAPGLVVTKPLNPMRAVKGAPSGVAANKRKREEKKPKVVTKEEEAALRAREAARKRVEDREKPLMGLYKTY; this is encoded by the exons ATGACGGAG TACTGGGTGAGCCAAGGAAACAAATGGTGCGACTTGTGTAAAATTTTCATATCAAACAATCCGTTCAGCATCAGAACGCATGAACTTGGCAAACGGCACAAGGACAATGTCACCCAAAGATTGTCTACTATGCAAAAGGATGGTGCTGCTAAGGAAAAGGAGCAGCAGCAAGCAGCTAAAGCCCTCCAGCTGATAGAAGCT AAAGCTAAAAAGAGTTACCAGAAAGATTTAGAGAATAACCAGAGAAACATGGATGGTGACAGTTCTGCAGCACCTGGAGAAG GATGGGTATTCGACTCAACTACAGGGTATTATCATGATAAATCTACTGGACTTTACTACGACTCAAACTCTGGATTCTATTATTCTGATGGTTTAG GCAAATGGGTAACCCAGGAAGAGGCATACAAGTCGGTGGAAACTTCCAAAACTGATGTTGCACAATCGTCAACTTCGCAAGCGAAACCACCTGGTGGTGGCGGAGTTATCTCGAGTATCAAAGGAGGGCCAGCTCCAGGTTTGGTGGTCACAAAACCACTGAACCCGATGAGAGCTGTGAAGGGCGCTCCATCTGGTGTTGCTGCtaacaagagaaaaagagaggAGAAGAAGCCCAAGGTGGTCACGAAGGAGGAAGAAGCGGCCCTCAGAGCGCGGGAGGCGGCGAGGAAACGAGTTGAAGACAGGGAGAAGCCTCTGATGGGATTATATAAGACGTACTAG